From Treponema sp. OMZ 787:
CATAATTTACACCTACTTATATGAAATTCTAGGATCGACTAATCCATAAGCTAAATCTGTTATTAAATTTGCAACTAATACAGCGATTGATATATTTACTGTGATACCCATAATTACAGGATAATCTTTAGCGTTAATGGCTTGAACCATTAAAGTTCCTATTCCCGGCCATCCAAAAACTTGCTCTGTAACCACTGCGCCTCCCACCAATGAAGGAATAGACATGCCTACTACTGTTATAATAGGTATGAGAGAATTTTTAAGTGCATGTGTATAATAAACTTGATTTTTTTTCAGACCTTTTGCTCTTGCGGTAGTGATATAGTCTTCTTGTAATACTTCAAGCATACTGCCCCGCATGTAACGCATCCAACTGCCTATCTGTTGAAATGATAGAACCAAAGTAGGTAAAATCATGTGTTTTAATAGCATAAGAGTGTTTTTTTGTCCGCTTGCATCAAACAGGCCTCCTGACGGAAGAACTCTTAATTTGATTGCAAAAAAATATATTAATATTAACCCCATAAAAAAATTAGGCGTAGCAACTAGAATAAATGAAAAAGCACTACTGGCATGGTCTCTAAAACTATTAGGCTTAGATGCAGAGAAAATTCCTAATGGAATTGAAATCAGTAAGGATAGAATTAATGAAGATCCTGCCAATAAAGCTGTAATACCCATTCTTTCAAAAATCATTTGTGTCACGGGCCTTTGTGATTGAAACGAAAATCCGAGATCCATGTTAAAAAAATTTTTTAGCCATATTAAATACTGAATGAATATAGGTTGATCAAGCCCAAGTGAATTTCTTTTTCTTTCAAGTTCCATTACTGTTATCCTTGGATCAGCCAAGTATGCATCAAGAGGACTTCCGGCCATAGAAAGGATTAAATATGTAAAAAAAGTTATACCAAAAAAAGTGGGAATGGCTATGAGCAATCTTTTAATTACATATTTGAATTTCATATTTTGCCTTCTATAAGTTGTTATAAAAAATACTGATTTTATAAAATTTTTGTTATTAAAACCAGCTAATACTTATGGTAACTGTATTTTCATAATTTGTCAATACTGATTTTTAAATTCATAAAACTAATAATTAAAATATTTAATACATAATACAGTAATTTAATTTTCTTTCTACCCCTTGACTATATAGATATTTTTTTATATACATTTATCGTGCCTTTTTAAATCTTAGGGGAGAGTATGCTTAACATAAATAATAACACATCAAATATCAAAAGAGAAATCCTTGTCCGCATTGCAAAACTTCAGCTTGAAGGAAAACTTGAAGAGGGGGTACACTATATTCCGAGGGAAATGGTTCCGCGAAACAGTACGCCTATAAGATGCTGTATTTTTCATGACAGGGAAATAATGCGCCATCGGGTAATTGCAAGGCTCGGCTGTTCATTGGAAAACTATGATGAAGAGAAGACCTTGGCCGAATTCGCAAAGGAAGCCTTGGAAAGAAAAAAGCCGACATGGCCCATGCTCACCGTTTTAGATGAAGCCTGTAATGCCTGCGTAAAAAGCAAGTTTATGATAACAAACGCTTGTCAGGCCTGTGTTGCCCGTCCTTGTATGATGAACTGCCCCAAAAATGCAATAGCGATTTCGGGCGGAAGAGCCCGCATCGATGAAGAAAAGTGTATAAACTGCGGTATCTGTTTAAAAAACTGCCCCTACCATGCCGTTATAAAAATTCCCGTTCCTTGTGAAGAATCCTGTCCTGTCGGCGCCATATCAAAGGACGAAAACGGCAAAGAAAGAATCGACTATCATAAATGTATCTTTTGCGGAAACTGCATGAGGGAATGTCCCTTCGGTGCTATGATGGATAAGGGACAGATTGTGGATGTCATAAAGCATCTAATGAGCGGGAAGAAGGTTTCTGCCCT
This genomic window contains:
- a CDS encoding ABC transporter permease — translated: MKFKYVIKRLLIAIPTFFGITFFTYLILSMAGSPLDAYLADPRITVMELERKRNSLGLDQPIFIQYLIWLKNFFNMDLGFSFQSQRPVTQMIFERMGITALLAGSSLILSLLISIPLGIFSASKPNSFRDHASSAFSFILVATPNFFMGLILIYFFAIKLRVLPSGGLFDASGQKNTLMLLKHMILPTLVLSFQQIGSWMRYMRGSMLEVLQEDYITTARAKGLKKNQVYYTHALKNSLIPIITVVGMSIPSLVGGAVVTEQVFGWPGIGTLMVQAINAKDYPVIMGITVNISIAVLVANLITDLAYGLVDPRISYK